In Chloroflexota bacterium, the sequence GCCCCTCCTCCGAGAGGCTGGAGAGCCCGGTGAAACCTTTCGTGTCCGCCTCGAGGTCAAACTGCTCGCCGACGTCGGCGTCATCGGCGTCCCCAACGCCGGCAAGTCGAGCTTCGTCGGCCGCGTGACCGCCGCTAGCCCCCGCGTCGCCGCCTACCCCTTCACGACCCTCGAGCCCCAGTTGGGAGTGGTGGAAAACCGTGGGAAACCTGTGGTGTTGGCCGAGATCCCCGGCCTCCTTGAGGGTGCCCACCTCGGCGTCGGCCTCGGCCACGACTTCCTCCGCCACGCCGAGCGCACCCGCCTCTTCCTCCACCTCGTGGACGGCGGCGCCCTCGACCCCCTCGCCGACTACCGCCAGGTGAACGAGGAGCTCGCCCAGTACGACCCCGCCCTCGCCGGCCGCCCGCAGGTGGTCGTCATCACCAAGTCGGACACCGACGAGACCCAACTGCAGCTTGAGGATGTCACCGCGGCCCTCAAGCCCCTCGGTGTGAACCCGCTCGTCATGTCCACCGCCACCGGCGACGGCGTCCAGGCCGTCCTCGACCGCGTCCTGCAGGCCCTTGAGGCCACGCCCCAGCCGGAAGAACCGGCAGTCGCCACGCCACTCCCGGCCCGGCGCCGGCGTCCCAGCCGCAACGGCCGCGTCGAACGCGATGAGGACGGCGAATACATCGTCCACTGGTTCGCCGCCGAGCGCCTCGTTACCCTCGCCAACGTCGACGACCACCGCGTCGTCGGCCAGCTCCTGCACGAGTTCCGTCGTCTCGGCGTCACCGCCGCCCTCGAGGCCGCCGGCGTCGGCTACGGCGACATCGTCCAGATCGCCGATTGGACCTTCCCGTGGGGAGAGGCCCTCCAACCCGCATGAGTTCCGCCTTGACTCGCCTCTCCCGCCCTCCCTACCATGAGGCGGACGCACCACGGACGCCGGAGGCCGCGCTATGAAGCTGGGGGTTCTGGGCGGCACGTTCGACCCCATACACCTCGGCCACATGGCCGCCGCCGATGCCGCTCGCGCCGCCGTCTCGCTCGACCGCGTCCTCTTCATCCCAGCCGGCGACCCGTACCTGAAGGCGGGCACGGCGATCAGCCCCGGCGAGGACCGCCTCGCCATGGTCCGCGCCGCCATCGAGGGCCACGCGGGCTACGAGGCCTCCACGATCGAGCTCGACCGCCCCGGCCCGACCTATACCGAGGAGACGCTGGCGGAGCTGCAGGATGCCCACGGGCCGGACACCGAGCTGCACTTCATCGTCGGCGCCGACACCGTCCACGACCTCTCGCGCTGGCACGCCCCGGCCGAGGTGCTGTCCCGCTGCACCCTGGTCGTCATGGGCCGCCCCGCGCAGGGCGACCTCGACCTCGCGGCGCTCGACGCCATCGCGCCCGGCTCGACAGCACGAGCCGTCGCAGTCGACCTCGACGTCGAGGTCAGCGCCACCGAGATCCGCCGCCGCGCGGCCGCGGGCGAGTCGCTGGAGGGCCTCGTCCCCCCGGCCGTCGAGCGGTACATAAGA encodes:
- the obgE gene encoding GTPase ObgE produces the protein MIDTGEIHVQAGNGGDGFACFRREKFVERGGPEGGDGGNGGSVYLFATTSENTLRRFQTNRRFRAGHGQPGSKSNKHGRSGDDVHIPVPVGTVATCLTPDGAETLRVDLAEDGQTALVAQGGGGGRGNAHFVTAVNQEPLLREAGEPGETFRVRLEVKLLADVGVIGVPNAGKSSFVGRVTAASPRVAAYPFTTLEPQLGVVENRGKPVVLAEIPGLLEGAHLGVGLGHDFLRHAERTRLFLHLVDGGALDPLADYRQVNEELAQYDPALAGRPQVVVITKSDTDETQLQLEDVTAALKPLGVNPLVMSTATGDGVQAVLDRVLQALEATPQPEEPAVATPLPARRRRPSRNGRVERDEDGEYIVHWFAAERLVTLANVDDHRVVGQLLHEFRRLGVTAALEAAGVGYGDIVQIADWTFPWGEALQPA
- the nadD gene encoding nicotinate-nucleotide adenylyltransferase — protein: MKLGVLGGTFDPIHLGHMAAADAARAAVSLDRVLFIPAGDPYLKAGTAISPGEDRLAMVRAAIEGHAGYEASTIELDRPGPTYTEETLAELQDAHGPDTELHFIVGADTVHDLSRWHAPAEVLSRCTLVVMGRPAQGDLDLAALDAIAPGSTARAVAVDLDVEVSATEIRRRAAAGESLEGLVPPAVERYIREHQLYKEQP